Proteins from one Apis cerana isolate GH-2021 linkage group LG11, AcerK_1.0, whole genome shotgun sequence genomic window:
- the LOC107995031 gene encoding nuclear factor of activated T-cells 5 isoform X29, whose amino-acid sequence MDIKLESEDANFAFPEVGHATSPEAKAATRGASNGIGGLATISGNRQGNGGTGRVVEVSRSRSGLGVLAKRTSTAQQGPVTLTSQLCNSSADGKVQLQIICQPEQQHRARYQTEGSRGAVKDRTGNGFPIVRLVGYDKPTTLQVFIGTDLGRVAPHMFYQACRVSGKNSTPCVERKIDGTIVIEVDMDPAKDMIVTCDCVGILKERNVDVEHRFPQEAGVLQGRSKKKSTRCRMVFRTTITHPDGTTETLQVCSQPIVCTQPPGIPEICKKSLTSCPCTGGLELFILGKNFLKDTRVVFQLDNDNLSSSLEPHWECAVLPDKEFLQQTHLVCVVPAYRRQDLAPSETVSVKLYAVSSGKTSEPHTFLYTAASTPPEPSVGKVEPITPPLSTTNGEVALATSPVVVPLTKGVSPNTLITQATAGTANFLTTIPPQQAPVSQKTEALKNDPSPPPVTASSQVTSVMMWAAQSPNCKNSPPDVMMPPPALVANPLLSRRSSSNLQLSLLDNLKTEVLDENSENSMISENSMQSIPTPTANGSTGTSPLQQLVSENSRETPQANMIRSVPVAANGSPVQEAVNLLGVVDLMRNQHQLSMVSTHQNTFGGMHDSSQVKVLSPHHINKETNSILPVEGTPNGSLQGGGVVDLRMKHHQTEFDTLSNFTATPNGQLPAQSGHSVEKYLNHIESNVKEAENQENGFVGTIQQRASIITTGRQPQQGQASNILASPSPGVKLDTLVNSGAESHQLVSPLRTVNPNNNTIMSHVSAVTDHETISSPQQSRTSPPIPVKTMLLEALMPPQAVPSLPGNGATSVSSPASVVPEQANGDSLLTTINAALLPPIQESTVTATGTSNSNVSVPSHNPLQVTNETMSTAAEHIPQIPALIQQDVVAMQQAQQVEQVVAHAQQQVEQVVAQAQQQAVQAVQQAQQQVVQHVVQHAQVVQQAVQQVQAVQQVQAVPAVQQAVQQATQEVVQQAVQQATQEVVQQVQAVQQAVQQAQAAQAMQQAVQQDIGSMLNQPAGFVAEASSALASGAAQEPSQQRLTNAAEQAINNVITNATQDIINNRPITTTTAHAIIATKNILNSVATQSAQLMNSAMEGILPKSPSNQNNIVEQVANKSPPVALPVTPNRQNVNPPITNTANNTNGTTVRKQEDGMLPQELTSMSENDLLSYINPSCFDPQNGFLM is encoded by the exons atggACATCAAGCTCGAGTCCGAGGACGCGAACTTCGCCTTTCCGGAGGTTGGACACGCGACGAGCCCGGAGGCGAAGGCTGCCACGAGAGGCGCGTCCAATGGGATAGGCGGATTGGCCACCATCTCCGGGAACAGGCAGGGAAATGGAGGAACGGGGAGGGTGGTCGAGGTCTCGAGATCTCGGTCCGGATTGGGCGTACTCGCCAAGAGAACGTCCACGGCTCAACAGGGTCCTGTCACCCTCACCTCTCAATTGT GTAACTCTTCCGCGGATGGCAAGGTGCAGTTGCAGATTATCTGTCAACCGGAGCAACAGCACAGGGCTCGTTACCAGACGGAAGGCTCGAGAGGAGCGGTGAAGGATCGAACCGGGAATGGATTCCCGATCGTCCGCCTGGTCGGCTACGACAAGCCGACCACGCTTCAAGTTTTCATTGGCACTGATCTCGGCCGCGTGGCACCCCATATGTTTTATCAAGCGTGCCGCGTGAGCGGCAAAAATTCGACGCCATGCGTGGAGCGCAAGATCGACGGCACGATCGTGATCGAGGTGGACATGGATCCGGCCAAGGATATGATAGTGACGTGCGATTGCGTGGGCATTTTGAAGGAACGCAACGTGGACGTAGAGCACAGATTCCCTCAGGAGGCTGGGGTGCTTCAGGGGCGCAGCAAAAAGAAATCGACCCGTTGTCGCATGGTTTTCCGCACGACGATCACCCATCCCGACGGTACAACGGAAACTTTGCAAGTTTGCTCGCAACCGATAGTTTGCA CCCAACCGCCGGGAATACCGGAGATCTGCAAGAAATCGCTCACGTCGTGTCCGTGTACCGGAGGATTAGAGTTATTTATACTTGGGAAGAACTTTCTGAAAGACACGCGGGTGGTATTTCAACTGGACAACGACAATCTATCGAGTAGTTTGGAACCTCATTGGGAATGCGCTGTTCTACCCGACAAGGAGTTTCTGCAGCAAACTCATCTGGTTTGCGTCGTGCCGGCGTACAGGCGACAAGATCTGGCACCCTCAGAAACGGTCAGCGTTAAATTGTACGCGGTCTCCTCGGGAAAAACCAGCGAGCCTCACACGTTCCTTTACACCGCTGCGTCTACGCCACCCGAGCCATCGGTGGGTAAAGTTGAGCCAATAACTCCACCTCTGTCCACCACGAATGGTGAAGTTGCACTAGCAACGTCTCCTGTAGTGGTGCCCCTGACTAAAGGTGTATCACCGAACA CTCTGATTACACAAGCAACCGCGGGAACggcaaattttttaacgacTATACCACCGCAACAAGCACCGGTGAGCCAAAAAACGGAGGCGCTTAAGAACGACCCCAGCCCACCGCCGGTGACAGCATCGTCTCAGGTAACATCGGTTATGATGTGGGCAGCGCAAAGTCCCAATTGCAAAAATTCACCGCCCGACGTGATGATGCCACCACCGGCTTTGGTCGCGAATCCGCTGCTAAGTCGTAGATCATCTTCGAATCTTCAATTGAGTTTGTTAGATAATTTGAAGACCGAGGTCCTGGACGAGAATAGTGAGAATAGTATGATCAGCGAGAACAGCATGCAAAGCATACCGACCCCGACCGCGAATGGTTCGACGGGTACCAGCCCATTGCAACAGCTCGTGAGCGAGAACTCGAGGGAGACGCCGCAGGCTAATATGATCAGATCGGTTCCCGTGGCGGCGAATGGTTCACCTGTACAGGAAGCGGTCAATCTTCTCGGCGTGGTAGATCTAATGCGAAACCAGCATCAGTTGTCGATGGTTTCGACACACCAGAACACGTTCGGAGGTATGCACGACTCGTCTCAAGTCAAAGTTCTAAGTCCTCATCATATCAACAAAGAAACTAACTCAATATTGCCGGTAGAAGGCACTCCTAATGGAAGTCTTCAGGGTGGCGGTGTTGTTGATCTTCGCATGAAGCATCATCAGACGGAGTTCGATACACTGTCAAATTTTACCGCCACGCCGAACGGACAACTGCCTGCACAGAGTGGCCATAGCGTAGAGAAATACCTTAATCATATCGAGTCTAACGTCAAAGAGGCTGAGAATCAAGAAAACGGATTTGTAGGTACTATACAGCAACGAGCTTCCATTATTACCACAGGACGACAACCTCAACAAGGACAAGCCTCCAATATTTTAGCTTCTCCCTCTCCAGGCGTCAAATTAGATACTCTCGTTAATTCTGGCGCTGAATCTCATCAGTTGGTGTCGCCCCTGCGTACCGTGAATCCTAATAATAATACCATAATGAGTCATGTTTCCGCAGTTACTGATCACGAAACGATCTCGAGTCCCCAACAAAGTAGAACTAGCCCACCCATTCCGGTCAAGACGATGCTTCTCGAAGCGTTGATGCCGCCGCAGGCCGTACCATCTTTACCAGGAAATGGCGCAACCTCCGTTTCATCGCCCGCATCTGTGGTTCCAGAGCAGGCTAATGGCGACAGTTTGCTCACCACTATCAACGCCGCTTTATTGCCGCCGATCCAGGAATCAACTGTGACTGCGACCGGTACGTCGAATTCTAACGTTAGTGTACCATCTCATAATCCGTTACAAGTTACGAACGAGACTATGTCGACAGCGGCGGAGCATATTCCGCAGATTCCGGCTCTTATACAGCAAGATGTTGTAGCGATGCAGCAAGCGCAACAAGTGGAACAGGTTGTCGCGCATGCACAACAACAAGTTGAACAAGTTGTCGCTCAGGCTCAGCAACAAGCGGTACAAGCGGTACAACAGGCGCAACAGCAAGTCGTTCAACACGTGGTGCAGCACGCACAAGTCGTCCAACAAGCTGTGCAACAAGTGCAAGCGGTACAACAAGTGCAGGCCGTGCCGGCTGTTCAACAAGCTGTACAACAAGCTACCCAGGAAGTGGTTCAGCAAGCGGTACAACAGGCCACGCAGGAAGTTGTGCAACAAGTTCAAGCGGTTCAACAAGCGGTCCAGCAAGCGCAAGCAGCTCAAGCGATGCAGCAGGCGGTCCAGCAAGACATCGGTTCTATGTTAAATCAGCCGGCAGGTTTCGTTGCCGAGGCTAGTTCTGCTTTAGCGAGTGGAGCGGCTCAAGAACCATCGCAGCAAAGATTGACCAATGCTGCGGAACAAGCGATTAACAATGTAATTACTAACGCTACTcaggatattattaataatcgacCTATTACCACGACTACCGCGCATGCGATTATCgcgacgaaaaatatattaaacagcGTGGCTACTCAAAGTGCGCAATTAATGAACAGTGCTATGGAAGGTATTTTGCCTAAATCACCTTCCAACCAGAATAATATCGTTGAACAGGTAGCGAATAAATCACCACCGGTTGCCTTACCTGTTACACCTAACAGACAAAATGTAAACCCACCTATAACAAATACGGCAAACAATACGAATGGTACAACGGTTAGAAAACAGGAAGATGGTATGTTGCCTCAAGAGCTTACCTCGATGTCGGAGAATGATCTGTTGAGTTATATAAATCCGAGCTGCTTCGATCCTCAAAATGGTTTTCTTATGTAG